gcaaaagtaaacatcctacaaagcgcttttttgcggttcacatatcgacccatttgatactgctgatctcatgttgttcaaggccaataaccgctatgttgctttctttggtgacgtacttgcaaacctatttgatcgatttcaccaatctacaatattcaatattgacatgagttttgaatgtgaattagacaaaagtggcgaatatagtacgatccatatgttttcaacttcgatgtgttgttaacgtcgatattcacgcctctaaatgctaaatgttctgccattttcgtctggtgagcgacgccgatacagtgaatatccatcatttcccatttccgtttccgaaaaaaaagcagatgagtagtgtttcgtgcatttattatcagacatacaaaccaaagtgggattgtaaggttcccaaaATCCATGATGATTGATCCATGattattggttttcaccacttcgtataattctggatctatttctgaatcaggaatttccgctgaaatgatttcatcaatttgatctggtgtaatcaccatccggctccaaagaagaatgtgtgcgtgcggcaaacctcttttttgctactcaacagaatacattcagcatctaacagcaccatatataccataggttgcttcaagataaagaccgtcaaacatcgcagctattgtttaaaaagtcgtgctgtgatatcgttacgatcgctagctgattgaccgcgatccataattccgcacgtatgttttgggagtacttcttgcctttctttgggctgccatacgttgatggcaaaaagaacgctgacaaatattagcgcgacctcttcgtggcttcgtaacaaatttcaatcagtaattgatcacttcgtctgaaacacgcataaagttttcactgaataattttcaataatttttcctttggatagccggaataaaaaagcaagcgaccgtaatttaacgattcaaataattcacaaatcaaaatattgtagagcaaaacaaacaaaaattgaaaaaaatgtgtatgaaaattgttactttttagaattgtccaattttccgacttctcctcatgaaaagtataaggtatttgtttctaaacctttcccgatccacaacaaacaacctttaaaaatttcatcaaccgttctcttagtgttactaacaaacaaacattcatttttatttatgtacatatgtatgtatgtacgtatgtatatatgtaacgtttgtatggggaaaagaaaaaggctgtttttaggggttttccggaaattattcgaatttttctcgccgtaaaaaccatctttgaacttcaactaacatttaagaaaaagaattggccaaattggtccaggcgttattgagttatgagcgtacatacattttggcgattcatttttatttatatagattatgttttttgacaatgttataaaagatttaatatttgttatcaggGGCGAACGCAGGGGGGGTGGGGGTGGCGGTTTTGGGGTGTTAAACCCACACACCCCCGCCCCCCCCAaggtaattgaatttttaaataatagaatttaattctacatagtcatttgaaaaattgtaattagttgttttcaaagcaatctttctgccgacgatgtatgaatatgtaaaataaatgaatacattagtcactaacagcgttgccgttttgatacaattgtatcttttttggtacttttttttctaaattttgtgatttgatacttttttgttcacaaacggcctattttgatacttttctggtgatagaatttaattttttgaaactatgaaaatgttaaactaaaaacaaacctattgtactatctggatagtattaaaaagttgtgggaatgtaggccaattaaaaaacccagaaaaatataactggacagagatatttttttaatttacttcaaagtaatgagtttgccttataactctgtggctgctaaactggatttttttagatttaaggggaattgtgagtcgaaaatggactccttttgaaaattagttctgaactgaaaagtcaccaataaggtttctattacttttttttagagtttatttttaatcataataaaggaaaaataaaaactcatttattatgacttttaGTTTTCGTTAcatgagcaaactgttgtgaaataaatttaaattaaaaaaaattatgctatttgcaaaaaaatacttgagtgtcttaactaaaatgtctatatttttaataaaaacaaccagaaaaaactggtctgaattagatacacaactttacttattatttgtttttcaaatgaaaatctttaaaacaaaggttgtgcttttgatactttttgatactttttttgcttcgcaacataaacttaattttttttagctcgCGGCAACACTTGACAATCGtttaaactcatttttgaatcagttaacacaatagccgcagaattagatttagaaatcaaaattccgcgtttggcgaaacggcaaactaatcgcgacaattatgaaggcgaaccggaagaatattaccgcagatcaatttatataccgtttttaggtcattttttggaccaaatcaatgaacgatttttaaaacatcgagagctgctttccaaaattgaaaacattttgccaaataaatgcaTAGATCTTGACGTTATTGCAGAAGATTGTTCgtgttttagaaaagcaatgGTCCGCTGATGTAGAAGATCCCGATGATTTCGTTGCcgaatttagaatgtggaaaaggttaaaaatcttttcttcagattatattttctaactaaaattttgaatatattttcaggaactggttaaatcaaacaaagagatccaaaacttttttagacgcgttgaattgttgcgatgcaaaaattttgaaaacagtgcatcgtttttaaagattggagcaacaatccctatatctgtcgcttcaagtgaacgctcgttttcctcacttcgcaggtttaaaacatatttaagaaataaaactggagaagcacgcctcaacggaatggctctcttgaatatccatagGGATATAGACGTGACCgaggaagagattttaaatgttatggcccaaaataaaagaagtttacacttcaatttgtgaataaaataatgaaacattgtctttttacctaaaaccccccccaaattttttcctgcgttcgccactgtttgttatcgacatatttatttccattcaagtgtaaaaaaatctctgaataatgaaatgtaataggaTTTACTGTTTTAGCATTTCTTATTAGCTtgttaacttatatacatatatgtatgtatatacattagagtgattcaaaaaaaaaaagtcactcaaaagatgagctcttaatattaatattaagaggtgcctctttcaaactttctgttttccatataaattaaatggaaaaaaaaatcttttttttgtggtggttattgtacggaggttattatatgtgcacgcgattgctgctggtaaactcgattccgattctaaacgaaaatcgagttttctcgtaaaataatcgatttttcgaatgttaagaatcgattcttaatcgacttcgactactgaagatcgattccgaaaaatcgattattttacgagaaaaaaaatgtggaaacagtacaagcttataaaatttatatttcgcaaATACAACCATGCGCATTCTATTCGCTTTTAACTTGTATTCGCTTTAGgttagttaaagaaaataaatacgcCTATCGTCCCTTTTTGCATTTGGATCTTGAAGAGCAAACACGTGTTTTATTTCGCTCCGAATCTCTATAATTGGTGATCCTTGACGGTAAGTGAGAAGTCGCTCAACGATAGCCTGGCGGTTACTGCTGGTCCAAGCCACGAGGAATTCAACGCTACAACACTCCACGCACCCCACTGCCATTGATGTCAGAAGACAACATTGAGGCTTATTTTTATTCGTTAGATTTTTGGTTTGAGGCCTCTGGCGTTACAACCGACTCGgcataatttaatattgtagCGACCAGTATGCCGCAGGTAAAGTTAATGGAGTTGCGCTCTATAATAGACGCTGCGCCCACGTCTGCGCGATATCAATTCATTCGTACCAAATTGATAGAAAATTTCACTGAGAGCCAGCAACGCCGCCTACAACGTGTATTGCGCGACATGCCATTGGGCGACCGCCGCTCGAGCGACCTCTTTAACGAAATGAAGCGCGCTGCTGGTTCCGCTCTAAGTGAAAGCATTTTGCATGATTTGTGGGTTAATCGCTTGCCACCATATGCGCAAGCAGCAATTATAGCAACCAAAGTACCTATAGTCGACAAATTAAAAATCGCCGACTCAATAGTGGAGACGACGCAAATGCGTGAAGTTCGTATCCACGAGGTATCCGCATCGAATCATACCACAGACAACGACCTGAGGACCGAAATAGCAGAACTGAAACAGCGTTTTGATAGAGTTACGAGCAGCGAGAAAACACGTGCGCGTTCCAGATCGAAAACGCCAGTGCGCCCTCATAACATCAATTCAGGCGAAATGTGCTGGTATCACGGCAAGTTTGGACCAAACGCTAAGAAGTGTCGCCAACCTTGTAAGTTCGCTCAATCTACATCGCCAAACGGCAAACAATAGTGGTGCTCTGTCAGCAGTATCTCAGGGATAGGCAGACGCTCTGAGATGCCTTCGAACTGCCGTCTACGTATATTCGACACATCAACTAATATAACATTCCTTATCGACTCCGGCGCTGATGTGTCGGTACTTCCGAAGTGTTCGAAATTGGCACGAGTCAACCCATCGGATATGCAATTGTTTGCCGCAATAGTTCACCGATTACGGTTTTTGAAGAAGTCATACTTCGCCTTAACCTCAACTTACGCAGGGATTTTGTTTGGAGCTTTGTGATTGCAGACGTAACCCAAGCAATCATTGGAGCAGATTTTTTATCACATTACGACCTTTTACCTGATCTTAATGGACGATGTCTGCTCGACCGCAAAACAACAGTTAAATCATTTTGCACAGTAGCGCGAATAAATGTATCAAACATTTCCACCATAAGTTCAGCCCGAGATTTTTTAAGCTCGCTGCGAGAGTTTAGTGACGTAACGCGACCAGCCGCTCCGGATTCTACAACGAAGTCCACCGTGGTTCACCGGATCATTACAAACGGTCAACCAATTTTTTCTCGGCCAAGACGGCTGTCGCCTGAAAAGCTGACGGCAGCGCGCGCTGAATTCGAACTGTTGATGAAACTGTGCATATGTCGGCCATCCAGCAGTAATTGGGCTATCCCATTACATATGGTGCGCAAGGCCGACGGGTCATGGAGAGCGTGTGGAGACTACCGCGCGCTTAACGCGGTAACCGTCCCCGACAAATACCCTCTGCCGTTCTTGCACGATTTCAGTAATATTTTTGCTGGAAATTCAATATTCTCAAAAATCGATCTACAGAAGGCCTTTCACCAGATCCCAATCGATCCCAAtgacatttttaaaactgcCATCAGAACTCCTTTTGGGTTGTACGAATTCACGCACATGACCCTTGGGTTGCGCAACGCGGCACACACATTCCAaagagtcatcaacgaagtttTCCGCGGCATAGATAATGTGTTCACCTACCTGGACGACATATGCGTCGCATCACGCTCCCCAGAAGAGCATCGCGCACATCTTCGTATAGTTTTTCAACGATTACGCCAACACAACTTAACAATAAACGTAGCCAAATCAGTGCTTGTTGTATCAGAGCTGCATTTCTTAGGGCATTTAATAACGAAGGATGGAATCAAGTCGCTGCCTAGCCACATTGAAGCGATTCGCTTATTCAAACTTCCTACGATTGTAAAGGATCTTACACGATTCCTAGCTATGATCAATTTTTATAGATCGCTACTTCCAAACCCACTTTCGCACCAATCACCTCTTTTCAAAATGTGctctggaaataagcgcaaCGACAAAACGCCACTGAACTGAACGAACGACAACATAAGGCACTTTGAGGCTTGCAAAGAGGACCTCGCTAATTGCGCGCTTCTGGCGCACCAGCTCCCGAACGCTCCTCTTTCATTATGGGTCGACGCATCTGACTACGCTGCAGGCGCCGCTCTACATCAAGTTTCCAATGGATCACTTCAACCTTTAGGCTCTTTCCATCGCCTTTCTACAAAAGCTGAGCAGCGGTACAGTACCTACGATAGAGAATTCACTGCGATATTTCTCTCCGTCCCTCATTTTCGCTTCATGCTTGAAGGAAATTGCCACGTTTATACCGACCACATGCCGCTAATCTATGCTTTTCGGGAACGACTAGAAAAAGCATCTGATCGTCAGGCACGTCAATTGGATTTTATTGCACAGATCACGACAGACATTCGCCCCGTACCAGGGGTACAAAATGTTACAGCAGATCTGATGTCCCGAATCCAAGCCATAAAAACTGATCCAATAAATTTTGATGACTTGGCTGAAGATCagaaaaacaacgacgagttaaAGTCCTACTTAGAAGGTAAAATTAGTCATTAGCTTCTACTAACCAGTATTATTATCCCCTCTAGTACTAAGAAAGTCTATTGCGATACTTCAACTGGTCGACTACGCCCGTTCGTAACAAAACGATTCCGAAAAACAGTTCTTTGCGCAACACACAACATATCTCACCCAGGCACGAGGGTAACTGCGAAACTGATGACTGAACGCTTTGTATGGCCCGGAATACAGAAAGATTGGCGGGAATTCGCCAAGCAATGCATCCAGTGCCAACGCAAAAAAGTCATCGGGCACAACTCTTCACTGTTTCAACGCCGCGCATGCCCCGGACAACGGTTCTCACACCTGCATATCGACATTGTCGGACCCTTCCCACTTTCCAACGGCAACCGCTATTGTTTTACGGTCATCGATCGTTTCACACGGTGGCCCGATGCATTCGCTATCCCAGATATCACCGCAGAAACAGTATCCAAGGCATTAATAAGCTGTTGGATATCGCGATTTGGCGTTCCTGTTGACATAACTTCGGACCTGGGCCGGCAATTTGAAAGTAAACTTTTCGAGCAACTCATGCAATGCCTAGGGGTCAGGCATCTACGGACGACCGCTTATCATCCACAGACGAATGGCATGGTCGAACGATGGCACCGAACGCTTAAGCAATATTGTGCCACAATCACAATCAATGGACCTCGTCGCTGCCACTAATCCTGTTGGGGCATCGTAGTTCTTTTAAGGCCGACATAGGTGTTTGTCCAGCTGAACTAGTTTACGGGACTACCTTACGTTTGCTTCTGAGTTTTTCGTGGATAGTAGCCCATCAAATACCGAAGTGGAGACCGTAGCACATTTACGCCGCGTCATGCGAGACTTACGCCCCATAGATACCGCACGCAGACCTTCAAAAATACGAACAGGTGTTTGTACGAGATCTATCAGTCAAGCCATCATTGTCACTGCCGTATAGAAGCCCGTACAAAGTATTGCATcgccatttaaaatattttgccatCGACGTTAATCATCAAGCCGTGAATTTTTCGATTGATCGTTTGAAGCCTATATTCATTGCCGTACCCTCTCTCTAGGAGGGGAGTACTGTGGCAACACCACAagcttataaaatttatatttcgcaaATACAACCATGCGCATTTATTTCGCAAATGCAACCATGCGCATTCTATTCGCTTCTAACTTGTATTCGTTTTAGgttagttaaagaaaataaatacgtCTATCGTCCCTTTTTGCATTTGGATCCTGAAGAGCACACGTGTTTTATTTCGCTCCGaatctctatatatatataaccgtgcaattctgtactgtgatacactCTGAAgcctctaaatttgagattttaagttagagacaatttttagGACCTTACCTATTAtatatatcttaatatataaaaatcacgtgtcacgttgtttgttttcgttggactcctaaactactgagccgattttaatgaaatttttacactgTGTGCAGTTTGGTTCAACTTGAAAGTTAGGATAGTTTATAACTCTCCTTatattcgcattatttatttattg
The sequence above is drawn from the Bactrocera tryoni isolate S06 unplaced genomic scaffold, CSIRO_BtryS06_freeze2 scaffold_11, whole genome shotgun sequence genome and encodes:
- the LOC120779771 gene encoding uncharacterized protein LOC120779771, whose translation is MPQVKLMELRSIIDAAPTSARYQFIRTKLIENFTESQQRRLQRVLRDMPLGDRRSSDLFNEMKRAAGSALSESILHDLWVNRLPPYAQAAIIATKVPIVDKLKIADSIVETTQMREVRIHEVSASNHTTDNDLRTEIAELKQRFDRVTSSEKTRARSRSKTPVRPHNINSGEMCWYHGKFGPNAKKCRQPCKFAQSTSPNGKQ